The following proteins are encoded in a genomic region of Nonomuraea muscovyensis:
- a CDS encoding PP2C family protein-serine/threonine phosphatase has translation MRSRLSARFTSHVTLQALPFAAIAAVTVIDLMAGTTLGFLPLLTLGPTFASVYGGVRRTFVVGGVAILVCLPLSLYNDVLGRWQGYVILATIAAVTGASMLAARLRLRRERELADVRRVAEAAQRVLLRPVPRRAGDLAIALSYTSAVAEARIGGDLYEVVTTPYGVRLLIGDVQGKGLEAVETAAWVLGAFREAAYDEPGLLAVSARLEATLERQLDEEAFVTAILAEVDDGGIHLLNHGHPPPLLLGHDGSVQKVEPPEEGLALGLASLGPGEPKPQRVPFVDGDQLLFYTDGVIEARDPGGAFYPLDERVQVLLSRDPQDALDDLRADLVEHVGGPLLDDAAMLLLHRQQAA, from the coding sequence ATGAGATCACGCCTGAGCGCCCGCTTCACCTCGCACGTCACCCTTCAGGCGCTGCCCTTCGCCGCGATCGCCGCCGTCACCGTGATCGACCTCATGGCGGGCACGACGCTGGGGTTCCTGCCGCTGCTGACGCTCGGGCCCACGTTCGCCTCCGTGTACGGCGGCGTCCGGCGCACCTTCGTCGTCGGCGGCGTCGCCATCCTCGTCTGCCTGCCGCTGTCGCTCTACAACGACGTGCTGGGCCGGTGGCAGGGCTACGTGATCCTCGCCACCATCGCCGCGGTGACGGGCGCCAGCATGCTCGCCGCCCGGCTGCGGCTGCGCCGCGAGCGGGAGCTGGCCGACGTCCGCCGGGTGGCCGAGGCCGCCCAGCGGGTGCTGCTGCGCCCCGTCCCGCGCCGGGCGGGTGATCTGGCCATCGCCCTCTCCTACACCTCCGCCGTGGCCGAGGCCCGGATCGGCGGGGACCTGTACGAGGTGGTCACCACCCCCTACGGCGTGCGCCTGCTGATCGGCGACGTCCAGGGCAAGGGGCTGGAGGCCGTGGAGACGGCCGCCTGGGTGCTGGGCGCGTTCCGCGAGGCCGCCTACGACGAGCCCGGGCTGCTCGCCGTGAGCGCCCGGCTGGAGGCCACGCTGGAGCGGCAGCTCGACGAGGAGGCGTTCGTCACCGCCATCCTCGCCGAGGTCGACGACGGCGGCATCCACCTGCTCAACCACGGCCACCCGCCGCCGCTGCTGCTGGGCCACGACGGGAGCGTCCAGAAGGTGGAGCCGCCGGAGGAGGGACTCGCGCTCGGCCTGGCCTCCCTCGGCCCGGGCGAGCCGAAACCGCAGCGCGTGCCGTTCGTGGACGGCGACCAGCTCCTGTTCTACACCGACGGCGTCATCGAGGCCCGCGACCCCGGCGGCGCCTTCTACCCGCTGGACGAACGTGTCCAGGTGCTGCTGTCCCGCGACCCGCAGGACGCACTGGACGACCTGCGGGCCGACCTGGTCGAGCACGTCGGCGGCCCGCTGCTCGACGACGCCGCGATGCTCCTCCTGCACCGGCAGCAGGCCGCCTGA
- a CDS encoding ATP-binding protein, which translates to MFDQPLTSPPAGAHRRTFRTVGELAGVRSFAESEARAAGLSDQGVARVVLAVNEVATNAFEHTAAGCTVTIWAPPGTLVCQIDDDGHFADPWAGRVRPDTSAERGHGLLLVNELTDLVRRHSHTGGTTTRLHFDRS; encoded by the coding sequence ATGTTCGACCAGCCGCTGACCTCACCTCCCGCCGGGGCGCACCGGCGGACCTTCAGGACCGTCGGGGAACTGGCGGGCGTGCGCTCCTTCGCCGAGAGCGAGGCCCGCGCCGCCGGCCTGAGCGACCAGGGGGTCGCGCGGGTCGTGCTGGCGGTCAACGAGGTGGCCACCAACGCCTTCGAGCACACCGCCGCCGGCTGCACCGTCACGATCTGGGCGCCGCCCGGCACGCTCGTCTGCCAGATCGACGACGACGGCCACTTCGCCGACCCCTGGGCGGGCCGCGTCCGCCCCGACACCTCCGCCGAGCGCGGGCACGGGCTCCTCCTGGTCAACGAGCTCACCGATCTGGTCCGCCGCCACAGTCACACCGGCGGCACCACCACCCGGCTCCACTTCGACCGGTCGTGA
- a CDS encoding MEDS domain-containing protein gives MADPTTVDRLLPGDHVCWTFDDHERHLRALVRFLRKGLEHHQKVLYFTDTFLPTAFLAAAQAYGAEVRQPLSAGQLHVTTAEESFLSSGSFEPERALKGWTAAIDQARAEGYAGLRVAADMGWTVRPLVDMDELAWYEAQANQIFSAGYAMALCCYDRRLFTHAELERVSAAHPGAARAGAGSAEEWEPLLRIRRTSNGLSLEGAADRTNRDALAAVLGPLVAAADDGPEPVVIDVASLTFADVATARLLAGAIAAGRGRILLRGARPALTELLAVIDSIKAPRSAPDRLPAVEGTPA, from the coding sequence ATGGCAGATCCCACCACAGTCGACCGGCTCCTCCCCGGGGACCACGTCTGCTGGACCTTCGACGACCACGAACGTCATCTACGGGCCCTGGTCCGATTCCTGCGCAAAGGTCTGGAGCACCACCAGAAGGTCCTCTACTTCACCGACACCTTCCTCCCCACGGCCTTCCTGGCCGCCGCGCAGGCGTACGGGGCGGAGGTGCGACAGCCGCTGAGCGCGGGCCAGTTGCACGTCACCACCGCGGAGGAGTCCTTCCTCTCCAGCGGGTCCTTCGAGCCCGAACGTGCCCTCAAGGGCTGGACGGCCGCCATCGACCAGGCGCGAGCCGAGGGCTACGCGGGGCTCCGGGTGGCCGCCGACATGGGCTGGACGGTCCGCCCGCTCGTCGACATGGACGAGCTGGCCTGGTACGAGGCGCAGGCCAACCAGATCTTCTCCGCCGGCTACGCGATGGCGCTGTGCTGCTACGACCGGCGGCTGTTCACCCACGCGGAGCTGGAGCGGGTCAGCGCCGCGCACCCGGGGGCCGCAAGGGCCGGGGCCGGCAGCGCCGAGGAGTGGGAGCCCCTGCTCCGCATTCGCCGCACCTCCAACGGGCTGTCGCTCGAGGGCGCCGCCGACCGCACCAACCGCGACGCCCTGGCCGCCGTGCTCGGCCCGCTGGTGGCCGCGGCCGACGACGGCCCCGAGCCCGTCGTCATCGACGTGGCCAGTCTCACCTTCGCCGACGTCGCCACCGCTCGCCTGCTGGCCGGCGCGATCGCCGCCGGCCGCGGCCGCATCCTGCTGCGGGGCGCGCGCCCCGCTTTGACGGAGCTGCTGGCCGTCATCGACTCCATCAAGGCCCCCCGCTCCGCCCCCGACCGGTTGCCCGCCGTGGAGGGGACTCCGGCATGA
- a CDS encoding HAD-IIB family hydrolase — translation MNPPRIVATDLDGTLLDSAGAVSPRTRRALRLAREAGAEIVFVTARAPRGVDPIAENAGVGGLAVCSNGAIVYDLGSREIVARHDLAPGTAAHVVETLAEALPGVAFAGETGTGLLAEPGYGVAHAHDARHRREVASLRECADPVVKLLVWSRDHLVDDMFTAAVAAVDGQAEVTHSGVGGLLEISAAGVTKAGTLAGLCAERGVDPAEVAAFGDMPNDLAVLAFAGAGYAMANAHHLVLAAVERRTLSNDEHGVAVVLERYYS, via the coding sequence GTGAACCCTCCCCGCATCGTGGCGACCGACCTCGACGGCACCCTGCTCGACTCCGCCGGCGCGGTGTCGCCGCGCACCCGCCGGGCGCTGCGGCTGGCGCGCGAGGCGGGGGCGGAGATCGTGTTCGTCACCGCCCGCGCGCCTCGCGGCGTCGACCCGATCGCGGAGAATGCCGGAGTCGGCGGCCTCGCCGTCTGCAGCAACGGCGCCATCGTCTACGACCTGGGCAGCCGCGAGATCGTCGCCCGCCACGACCTCGCTCCCGGCACCGCGGCCCACGTCGTGGAAACGCTGGCCGAGGCGCTGCCCGGGGTGGCGTTCGCCGGCGAGACGGGCACGGGGCTGCTGGCCGAGCCCGGCTACGGCGTCGCCCACGCTCACGACGCGCGCCACCGCCGCGAGGTCGCCTCGCTGCGCGAGTGCGCCGATCCCGTCGTCAAGCTGCTCGTCTGGTCGCGCGACCATCTGGTGGACGACATGTTCACCGCGGCCGTGGCCGCCGTGGACGGCCAGGCGGAGGTGACCCATTCGGGGGTGGGCGGGCTGCTGGAGATCAGCGCGGCCGGGGTGACGAAGGCCGGCACGCTGGCCGGGCTGTGCGCGGAGCGCGGGGTGGACCCGGCCGAGGTGGCGGCGTTCGGCGACATGCCGAACGACCTCGCGGTGCTCGCCTTCGCCGGGGCGGGCTACGCCATGGCCAACGCGCACCATCTGGTGCTCGCGGCGGTCGAGCGGCGCACCCTGTCGAACGACGAGCACGGGGTGGCCGTGGTGCTGGAGCGCTACTACTCCTGA
- a CDS encoding DUF6968 family protein — protein sequence MYEIAHRTLTLRGEPLSEVVVTVGLPTEDAAGEWSCPYRIDGLAGWEHERKVTGVDAMEALENVLDVVRAALARSHEAREGLLSWDDELPGRRRHTVYLTRDPGQDAAYLAMKHEIAPGEAVRQVVADGVSLDFGASGELLGLELRRASKRLPSEMRL from the coding sequence ATGTACGAGATCGCCCACCGCACGCTGACCCTTCGCGGCGAACCACTCAGCGAGGTCGTCGTCACCGTCGGCCTCCCCACGGAGGACGCGGCGGGGGAGTGGTCGTGCCCGTACCGGATCGACGGCCTGGCCGGCTGGGAGCACGAGCGCAAGGTCACCGGCGTGGACGCGATGGAGGCGCTGGAGAACGTCCTCGACGTGGTGCGGGCCGCGCTCGCGCGCTCCCACGAGGCCCGCGAAGGGCTGCTGAGCTGGGACGACGAGCTGCCGGGCCGCCGCCGGCACACGGTCTACCTCACCCGAGATCCCGGCCAGGACGCCGCCTACCTCGCCATGAAGCACGAGATCGCGCCCGGCGAGGCCGTCCGTCAGGTCGTCGCCGACGGGGTGTCGCTCGACTTCGGCGCGTCGGGCGAGCTGCTCGGGCTCGAACTGAGACGCGCCTCCAAACGGCTGCCGTCCGAGATGCGTCTCTAG
- the pyrF gene encoding orotidine-5'-phosphate decarboxylase has translation MWNEPFGTRLRARLDKYGPLCVGIDPSPELLGAWGLDDSPAGLERFARTVVAAVGDVAAVVKPQSAFFERWGSRGIAVLERVIADLREAGTMVLLDVKRGDTGSAMAAYAEAYLDQGSPLAVDAVTLSPHLGFGSLEVAITKAVANDAGVFVPAGVFVPAGGSTRARDPEADRLRAANAGEVLAGAEAANAGHAPLGPVGVVIGTTPPPPDLPPDLSPNLPLDRLGGAILAPGLGAQGASPADLARLFAGVRQAVVPSVSGAVLADPDRVRDLTLRYRDECADHLSP, from the coding sequence GTGTGGAATGAGCCGTTCGGGACCCGGCTGCGGGCCAGGCTCGACAAGTACGGACCGCTCTGCGTGGGCATCGACCCGAGCCCGGAGCTGCTCGGGGCGTGGGGCCTCGACGACTCGCCGGCCGGGCTCGAACGCTTCGCCCGTACGGTCGTCGCCGCCGTGGGTGACGTGGCGGCGGTGGTCAAGCCGCAGTCGGCGTTCTTCGAGCGCTGGGGCAGCCGCGGCATCGCCGTCCTGGAGCGGGTGATCGCCGACCTGCGGGAGGCGGGCACGATGGTGCTGCTCGACGTCAAGCGGGGCGACACCGGCAGCGCGATGGCCGCCTACGCCGAGGCCTACCTCGACCAGGGCAGCCCACTGGCCGTGGACGCGGTGACGCTCAGCCCCCACCTCGGGTTCGGGTCGCTGGAGGTGGCGATCACCAAGGCGGTGGCCAACGACGCCGGCGTGTTCGTGCCGGCGGGCGTGTTCGTGCCGGCGGGCGGCTCCACGCGCGCCCGCGACCCGGAGGCGGACCGGCTCCGGGCGGCGAACGCCGGTGAGGTGCTCGCGGGGGCCGAGGCGGCGAACGCGGGGCACGCCCCGCTCGGGCCGGTGGGCGTGGTGATCGGCACCACGCCGCCGCCGCCCGACCTGCCGCCCGACCTGTCGCCCAACCTTCCGCTCGACCGGCTCGGTGGCGCGATCCTGGCCCCGGGGCTGGGCGCGCAGGGCGCCTCCCCGGCCGACCTCGCGCGCCTGTTCGCCGGGGTACGGCAGGCGGTGGTGCCGTCGGTGTCGGGGGCGGTGCTCGCCGACCCGGACCGGGTGCGCGACCTGACGTTGCGCTACCGCGACGAGTGCGCCGACCACCTGTCACCCTGA
- a CDS encoding RNA polymerase sigma factor, whose translation MAAMTRALPDQEVSDAAIIEQSWQEPERFAAVFDRYYFQIHGFAAQRLGPSLADDVAAETFLVAFDRRDRYDLSREDARPWLYGIVANMIARHHRAEARRYRALSRTPLAQADDGHADQVAGRVDAQVQQALLMSALAKIPHAHREVLLLIAWGGLSSEEAAEALGITGAAVRTRLHRARKTLRASLNGAEPTTVAKDG comes from the coding sequence ATGGCCGCAATGACCCGGGCGCTTCCGGACCAGGAGGTCAGTGACGCGGCGATCATCGAGCAATCCTGGCAAGAGCCGGAACGCTTCGCCGCGGTCTTCGACCGCTACTACTTCCAGATCCACGGGTTCGCCGCACAGCGGTTGGGGCCGAGCCTTGCGGACGACGTGGCCGCGGAGACGTTCCTGGTCGCGTTCGACCGACGCGACCGCTACGACCTGTCGCGTGAGGATGCACGGCCCTGGCTGTACGGGATCGTCGCCAACATGATCGCCCGGCATCACCGGGCGGAGGCCAGGCGGTATCGAGCGCTTTCCCGGACACCTCTCGCGCAGGCCGACGACGGCCACGCCGACCAGGTTGCAGGCCGCGTCGACGCCCAGGTGCAACAGGCGCTCCTGATGTCGGCGCTCGCGAAAATACCTCACGCCCACCGTGAGGTGCTCCTGCTCATCGCCTGGGGCGGGCTGAGCTCCGAGGAGGCGGCCGAGGCACTTGGCATCACCGGTGCCGCCGTCCGGACCCGGCTGCACCGGGCCCGCAAGACCCTGCGCGCCTCACTGAACGGCGCCGAGCCGACAACGGTCGCAAAGGACGGTTGA
- a CDS encoding CU044_5270 family protein, which translates to MDDIEMLHAVRPQPDAPSPAAHTAARAALLERAGSPSPTARRRTPWRRARWILIPAVTAAIAAALVIVPGRVGDSRPPVMSSRDVLLVAADTAEHTSEGAGTYWHITITEEGSATEEYWYRRDGRFWIKGKRLKGGGKLFEWPGRPQPFAVGPLRMTFEELRSLPTNENALYTRLWSAVPGSGVRPGEGPITAAEQDGLAMQALLSLISEAPVSPQVRAAAYRALASRPGVVDLGETDGGRRLQIPVAFGKGTMVVDPVTARIRETSVWAPLIGGTAHTQDGMVKINADWTDQLPPG; encoded by the coding sequence ATGGACGACATCGAGATGCTGCACGCTGTACGCCCGCAGCCCGACGCCCCCTCACCCGCCGCCCATACGGCCGCCCGCGCGGCCCTGCTGGAACGCGCCGGCAGCCCGTCGCCCACGGCGCGCCGGCGCACCCCCTGGCGGCGGGCGCGATGGATCCTGATCCCAGCGGTCACGGCGGCCATCGCTGCCGCGCTCGTGATCGTGCCGGGCCGTGTCGGCGACTCCCGGCCGCCGGTCATGAGTTCGCGCGACGTCCTGCTCGTCGCCGCCGACACGGCGGAACATACTTCTGAGGGCGCCGGGACGTACTGGCACATCACCATCACGGAAGAGGGGTCTGCGACCGAGGAGTACTGGTATCGGCGCGACGGTCGTTTCTGGATCAAAGGCAAGAGGCTGAAGGGTGGAGGCAAGCTCTTCGAGTGGCCTGGGCGGCCTCAGCCTTTCGCGGTGGGGCCGTTGCGCATGACCTTCGAAGAACTGCGGTCGCTGCCCACCAACGAGAACGCCCTGTACACCCGGCTCTGGTCGGCCGTCCCCGGAAGCGGTGTCCGCCCCGGCGAAGGGCCGATCACAGCCGCCGAACAGGACGGCCTCGCCATGCAGGCGCTACTCTCGCTGATCAGTGAGGCGCCGGTCTCGCCCCAGGTCCGCGCCGCCGCCTACCGAGCGCTCGCCTCACGACCGGGAGTCGTCGATCTCGGCGAGACCGATGGCGGGCGACGCCTGCAGATCCCGGTGGCTTTCGGCAAGGGCACCATGGTCGTCGACCCGGTCACCGCGCGCATCCGCGAAACTTCCGTATGGGCTCCCCTCATAGGAGGAACAGCTCATACCCAGGACGGCATGGTGAAGATCAACGCTGACTGGACGGACCAACTCCCGCCCGGGTGA
- a CDS encoding serine hydrolase domain-containing protein, which translates to MAVTALAAALLAGAAAPALATADGKAVPKAAAGQNRPELQKAIQAIVDAGFLGVQARVNDERGEWVGSAGRRKLGADAKPPANGRFRIGSSTKPFVATLVLQLVADGKIKLDAPVADYLPTFKLDRRITVRMLLQHTSGLYNYTGEFRPDGSVEPGIPAMGKEWADVRFKTYQPEELVRFGLSKELRFTPGEKWSYSNTGYTLAQLLVEKVTGHSITEEMKRRILGPLKLRGTVLPGTSPELPRPHPHGYFRYQDDAGQWKVIDVTRQNPSMTAAAGDMISTTRDLATFFSALNGGKLLPAKLLAEMRKTHPKSAGPFGGYGLGTYVQDMGPNCGTVLHHNGSTAGGYVSVLYGTPDGKKTLTASITYGDAAPDLAEAFPNARDNLLKQVFCDGRTGSANEAKPTQ; encoded by the coding sequence GTGGCGGTGACGGCGCTGGCGGCCGCGCTGCTGGCCGGGGCGGCCGCACCCGCTTTGGCCACCGCGGACGGCAAGGCCGTGCCGAAGGCCGCTGCCGGGCAGAACCGCCCGGAGCTGCAGAAGGCCATCCAGGCGATCGTCGATGCCGGTTTCCTCGGCGTGCAGGCGCGCGTGAACGATGAGCGGGGCGAGTGGGTCGGCAGCGCCGGGCGGCGCAAGCTCGGTGCGGACGCGAAGCCGCCGGCGAACGGGCGGTTCCGGATCGGCAGCAGCACCAAGCCCTTCGTCGCGACCCTGGTGCTGCAACTGGTGGCCGACGGCAAGATCAAGCTGGACGCCCCGGTGGCCGACTACCTGCCCACGTTCAAGCTGGACCGGCGGATCACGGTGCGGATGCTGCTGCAGCACACCAGCGGGCTGTACAACTACACCGGCGAGTTTCGCCCTGACGGGTCGGTCGAGCCGGGGATCCCCGCGATGGGCAAGGAGTGGGCGGACGTCCGCTTCAAGACCTACCAGCCGGAGGAACTGGTGCGATTTGGGTTGTCCAAGGAGCTACGGTTCACGCCGGGCGAGAAGTGGAGCTATTCCAACACCGGCTACACGCTGGCCCAGCTGCTGGTCGAGAAGGTCACCGGCCACTCGATCACCGAGGAGATGAAGCGGCGGATCCTGGGCCCGCTCAAGCTGCGAGGCACTGTGCTGCCGGGTACCTCGCCGGAGCTACCCAGGCCGCACCCCCACGGCTACTTCCGCTACCAAGACGATGCCGGCCAGTGGAAGGTGATCGACGTCACCCGTCAAAACCCCTCCATGACGGCCGCCGCCGGTGACATGATCTCGACCACCCGGGATCTGGCCACGTTCTTCTCCGCTCTGAACGGCGGCAAGCTCCTGCCGGCCAAGCTGCTGGCCGAGATGCGCAAGACGCACCCGAAGAGCGCCGGCCCCTTCGGCGGCTACGGCCTCGGAACATACGTGCAGGACATGGGACCGAACTGCGGCACCGTCCTGCATCACAACGGCAGCACCGCGGGAGGCTACGTGTCGGTGCTGTACGGCACGCCCGACGGCAAGAAGACCCTGACCGCCTCGATCACCTACGGCGACGCCGCACCCGACCTGGCAGAGGCATTCCCGAATGCGCGGGACAACCTGCTCAAGCAGGTGTTCTGCGACGGGCGGACCGGGTCAGCCAACGAGGCCAAGCCGACTCAGTAG
- a CDS encoding GbsR/MarR family transcriptional regulator, giving the protein MPRRRLSQQDRQRIAAGLTAGLSYREIARRLDRPTSTITREIARNGGPAGYLPQQAHQATIQRARRGTPAPPNAATPPIATMEQEIIEMAVRAGMPRTAARVHHDLALAEDGRRTAAELARRLNVSPASVSVAVNFLVQQGYARRERDPRRRRDIYVIDDGAWYHAVVISRQQTLETVRATMAVAETYGLDGPVGQRLAKTAAFLERVSLDIIESADRWRHLLT; this is encoded by the coding sequence ATGCCACGACGACGATTGAGCCAGCAGGACCGTCAGCGCATCGCGGCCGGACTCACCGCCGGACTCTCCTACCGCGAGATCGCCAGGCGACTCGACCGGCCGACCTCAACGATCACCCGGGAGATCGCCCGCAACGGCGGCCCCGCCGGATACCTGCCCCAGCAGGCGCACCAGGCGACGATCCAGCGGGCCCGGCGCGGCACGCCGGCACCCCCGAACGCAGCCACACCGCCCATCGCCACGATGGAACAGGAGATCATCGAGATGGCGGTCAGAGCCGGGATGCCGAGGACAGCCGCGCGCGTGCACCACGACCTGGCGCTGGCCGAGGACGGCAGGCGCACCGCGGCCGAGCTGGCCCGCCGGCTGAACGTCAGCCCGGCCTCCGTCTCCGTGGCTGTGAACTTCCTGGTCCAGCAGGGGTACGCCCGTCGCGAGCGCGATCCGCGGCGCCGGCGCGACATCTACGTGATCGACGACGGCGCCTGGTACCACGCCGTCGTGATCAGCAGGCAGCAGACCCTAGAGACGGTACGGGCCACGATGGCGGTGGCCGAGACCTACGGGCTCGACGGCCCTGTCGGGCAACGGCTGGCCAAAACAGCGGCGTTCCTGGAACGCGTCAGCCTGGACATCATCGAGTCCGCCGACCGCTGGCGCCACCTCCTGACGTGA
- a CDS encoding DUF6082 family protein, with the protein MARAGAKWAGGVAAGLAVLLMLLASPFALDRLASATGVDWASLADVGDAYGSAVALLTAVSLVVLAVSVAFQARTARISSETTVRMLHVEMTRFVMDDASLIQLNGAEWDGTAESYEEMRWWAYANMQLALLRSFYALKETTTAELRMQMAARFRLRIGREHWEFNRTWYQASERNRHDRRFNEIVEEEYQKAVQAGEAVAERSRLSRGRLSRGLVVGGMAAVVAVGAGVLLGKKRGGRNVAERHRGA; encoded by the coding sequence ATGGCGAGGGCCGGGGCGAAGTGGGCTGGTGGGGTGGCAGCAGGGCTCGCAGTCCTGCTGATGCTCCTGGCGTCGCCGTTCGCGCTCGATCGGCTCGCCAGCGCGACGGGTGTCGACTGGGCCTCGCTCGCCGACGTCGGTGACGCCTACGGCTCCGCCGTCGCGCTGCTGACCGCAGTGTCGCTCGTGGTGCTGGCCGTTTCGGTGGCCTTCCAGGCGCGGACAGCACGGATCTCGTCGGAGACCACCGTGCGGATGCTCCATGTCGAGATGACGCGTTTCGTGATGGATGACGCGTCCCTCATCCAGCTGAACGGCGCCGAGTGGGACGGCACAGCGGAATCGTACGAGGAGATGCGATGGTGGGCGTACGCCAACATGCAGCTCGCACTCCTCCGGTCGTTTTACGCGCTCAAGGAGACGACGACAGCCGAACTGCGGATGCAGATGGCCGCCAGATTCAGGTTGCGGATCGGCCGGGAGCACTGGGAGTTCAACCGGACCTGGTATCAGGCGAGCGAGCGCAACCGTCATGATCGGCGGTTCAACGAGATCGTCGAGGAGGAGTACCAGAAGGCCGTCCAGGCAGGCGAGGCGGTGGCCGAACGTTCGCGCCTGTCCCGTGGCAGGCTGTCTCGAGGGCTCGTAGTGGGCGGGATGGCGGCGGTCGTCGCCGTCGGGGCCGGAGTGCTCCTCGGCAAGAAGAGGGGCGGCCGGAATGTGGCAGAAAGACACCGCGGGGCCTGA
- a CDS encoding CPBP family intramembrane glutamic endopeptidase encodes MDTAMRPPADTQGAQPKGFVAKLLADRHSVPFSIALHLVPGAVIVAVYAFIAAPLVRAMDFPIFLAWAIALAVVLFPLQLFLLWLGKKQTGRCTMKGVVHYRDRPLSRGKVFWLGAACLVWMTVVSLSLTPLDNVVYDWFFTWVDYQGAGPDGTAYLQGYSQELVLTTLLICAPFTGFTLPLLEEYYFRGFLLPRLPQLGKWAPFFNTFFFSVYHFWAPWTVLSKLVFLYPGVWLAWKKQDIRISIAMHPGSALLMTVVGVIALASGAYSM; translated from the coding sequence ATGGATACAGCAATGCGGCCCCCGGCCGACACCCAAGGCGCCCAGCCGAAAGGCTTCGTCGCGAAGCTCCTCGCCGACCGTCACTCCGTCCCGTTCTCCATCGCGCTGCACCTGGTGCCTGGCGCCGTCATCGTCGCCGTGTACGCGTTCATCGCCGCCCCCCTGGTCCGGGCGATGGACTTCCCGATCTTCCTGGCCTGGGCCATCGCCCTCGCGGTCGTGCTCTTCCCGCTCCAACTGTTCCTGCTGTGGCTGGGCAAGAAGCAGACCGGCCGCTGCACGATGAAGGGCGTCGTCCACTACCGCGACAGGCCGCTCTCGCGCGGCAAGGTCTTCTGGCTCGGGGCCGCGTGCCTCGTGTGGATGACTGTGGTCTCGCTCTCGCTGACCCCGCTGGACAACGTCGTCTACGACTGGTTCTTCACCTGGGTGGACTACCAGGGCGCCGGCCCCGACGGCACCGCCTACCTCCAGGGCTATTCGCAGGAGCTCGTGCTCACCACGCTGCTCATTTGCGCGCCGTTCACCGGCTTCACTCTGCCCCTGCTCGAGGAGTACTACTTCCGCGGCTTCCTGCTGCCCCGCCTCCCGCAGCTCGGCAAGTGGGCCCCGTTCTTCAACACCTTCTTCTTCTCGGTGTACCACTTCTGGGCCCCTTGGACGGTCCTGTCGAAGCTCGTCTTCCTCTACCCGGGCGTCTGGCTCGCCTGGAAGAAGCAGGACATCCGCATCTCGATCGCCATGCACCCCGGCTCGGCGCTGCTGATGACCGTGGTCGGCGTCATCGCCCTCGCCTCCGGCGCCTACTCGATGTAA